Proteins co-encoded in one Hyla sarda isolate aHylSar1 chromosome 4, aHylSar1.hap1, whole genome shotgun sequence genomic window:
- the LOC130368375 gene encoding ras-related and estrogen-regulated growth inhibitor-like protein has product MVLKIPLRRSLSLSPEHQPSVPPADMTGPTALKMEANILVLGADGVGKSALTVRFLTRRFIGEYGELESIYSHNVLVDGKEVIFNIWDFPYSKEPTEESCAEEEKRIQWADGFVLVYSISDRASFNIICQTIQLIKASKDCLGPEKLPIVIVGNKRDLHHLRTVSSEEGRLLALSMDCDFYEVSAAEAYHGVLMVFHGLVDKIKESKLVTKKGTGIRGIVKSMSAVFARRRTDSL; this is encoded by the exons ATGGTTCTAAAAATCCCTCTCCGGAGATCTCTCAGCCTGAGCCCCGAACATCAGCCCTCTGTGCCCCCAGCAGACATGACTGGACCCACTGCGCTAAAAATGGAAGCGAATATCTTAGTTCTTGGTGCAGACGGGGTCGGGAAATCAG CACTGACTGTCCGATTTCTTACCAGACGTTTCATCGGAGAATATGGCGAGCTTG AATCTATATATAGCCACAACGTTTTGGTGGATGGAAAGGAAGTCATCTTTAATATCTGGGATTTTCCATATTCAAAG GAGCCTACAGAAGAAAGCTGTGCTGAGGAGGAGAAACGTATTCAATGGGCAGATGGTTTTGTCCTTGTCTATAGCATATCTGACAGAGCAAGTTTTAACATTATCTGCCAGACAATCCAACTCATCAAAGCTTCTAAAGACTGTCTAGGGCCGGAGAAACTGCCCATAGTCATTGTGGGTAACAAACGGGATCTCCATCATCTACGAACGGTGTCTAGCGAAGAAGGAAGGCTCTTGGCTCTTTCTATGGACTGTGACTTCTATGAGGTTTCAGCAGCAGAGGCCTATCATGGTGTCCTGATGGTATTTCATGGATTAGTAGACAAAATTAAGGAGTCCAAATTGGTTACGAAGAAGGGGACAGGAATACGAGGCATTGTAAAAAGTATGTCAGCGGTGTTTGCCAGGAGAAGAACAGACTCTCTGTAG